Within Romboutsia sp. CE17, the genomic segment CACGTTTGTCCACCATTTAGTAATTTTCCCCACACTATTTTTTTTGCACTCATATCTATATCACAGCTTTCATCTACAATGCAAGGACTTTTTCCTCCAAGCTCTAGCGTACATGGTATAAGCTCTTTTGCTGCAGCTTCCATTACAACTTTACCAACAGCAGGGCTTCCTGTAAAGAATATATAATCAAATTTCTTAGTTAGCAAATACTTATTTACTTCTACTTCACCTTCTATTACTGCTATGTATTCTTTATTAAAATATTTTTCTATCATTTCTTTTATTATTTTTGATGTATTTGGCGATAATTCTGATGGCTTAACAACTGCACAATTACCTCCTATAATAGCACCTATTAATGGAGATATACAAAGATAAAATGGATAATTCCATGGTGACATTATTAAGCAAACTCCATATGGTTGCTTATATATATATGTTTTAGCTCCTGGATTAGTTAATGGAGTCTTTACCTTTTGTGGCTCTGACCATTTTTTAATTTTATTTCTTACATGTTTTATTTCTGATAAAGTTATCCCTACTTCAGTTTCAAATACTTCAAATTCACATTTATCAAAATCTTTTTTTATAGCTTCTACTATTTTTTCTTCATATTCTTGTATTGCAGATTTTAATTTATCCAATTGATTTATTCTAAAATTTACATCTTTAGTTATTTGAGTACTATAGTATTCCTTTTGTTTATTAAATATCTCATCAATTTCTTGTAAGTACATTATCTAAATCGCTCCTTTATGCCATATAAAATAAATAGGCTGTCATAAGAGTAAAAATTCTTCTCTACGACATGCCTTTCTATATCATTTTATATTATATTTTTTTACTTTTCTATATAATGTTGCAATACCTATATCAAGAGCATCTGCTACTTTTTTCATTCCCTCTGTATTACTTCCGTATTTTTTTATAGCTTTTTCTATTGCTTCTTTTTCTAAAACATCCATAGTTTTAACTTCTTCTTTATACATCTCATCTAATTTAAAAGATATTAAATCAGACATACGTGATATAAATTCAGTCAAGTCTTTATTTTTAGAAATTATATTATTTTTTTGCTCTTCATTAAAAGCTGCAATACCTAAAATACCGAGTATATCTTTTCCTAATTTTACAGGAGTGCATATATCAGCTAATTCTTTACATTGCTCTCTATGACAACATATATAGCACTCTTTATTTACATCTTTATTTATTAAATAGGATTTTCCTTCACATAACACTTTATAATAAACTGTGTCTTCAGATATTTTTTCCCCTATTTTATCGTTAAATATTCCTGTTCCAGCTATTCTTACCAAATCTTTTGTAACTAAAGTTACATCTACATTTAAAACATTAGAAATATTTTCGCATATACTTTGAATATAATTGGTTATATCATTTAAATTCAAATCAATACCTCCCAATCTATTTTATCTTACTTATACTCCATATTAAGCATTTATAGCTGATTTGTTTGAATATTATCTGAATTTGGTTTGTTTTCGTTTTTCTCAGTTTCACTTGGTTTAGTTTCATCTGGTTTAATCTCTTCTGTACCAGTTGGATTTTGAGACTCAATTGGTTTAGTTTCTGTAGTATTATCTTCAGTATTTTCCTCTGTAACTTGCTCCTCTTCTTTAGTCCCTACCGCTATAACGGTTTGTTTTTTAGGATAATACGAAGTATAAATTTTTTCTCTTTCAATTACATTTCCATTGCTATCTTTATATATTCTATATGTTGATACAGTGTAAGCATCTCTGCCTTTCTCTAGTACCTTCTCTTTACCTTTTTCAATTGTCGGGTCATCAACTTTTTTGACTGTAGAAGAAGATACTCCATCAACTGATGTAGATATTTCTATATTTTGCTTATCTTTAGAACTTCCGTATATTTCAGTAACAACGGTACTTCCATAAACATAGCTTTTTAAATATATAGGCTCACTTAAATTATTTTTAAATGCAAAGTCTACTCCACTATCTGTAACAGTAGCATCTCTTCCTTTTGGAACATATGATGAAGGTATTGTATGATTCTTTAACTGGGTAATTTCTAATCCTGAATAAAGTACAGAATTATATAAAGTAGATGATAATTGACAAACACCACCACCAACTCCATTTTGTAATTCACCTTCAACAATTACAGGGGCATTATGATATCCATTACTTGTAGTATACGGTCCAGTTACATCAACATAAGAAAATTCATCACCAGGCATCAATAGATAGTTATTCATTTTTTGTGCAGCACTTTTTATATTTGATATCCTTCCTTCTGATGAAGCTTTAATAGTTGTTGAATATCTTCCTAGTATAGTATCAACTGTACTTAATTGTTCTTTAGTTATTGTAGGTTCTACAGTTTTAACTACTAAACTATCTTTAAATATACCTTTTTCTATTTCTTCTGTTATCTTCTTTATACTAGCATCTATGTCTAGTTCTATTCCTTTAGATTCGTCAGTAATTGATATATTTCTTCCACTAATATTTAATGATGCATTTTTTACTTCAATATCTAACTCTTTTTTTATTTCTTCTAATTTAGACTGTAACTTTTCTTTATTATAATTTACAACAATATCTACATTATTTTTGTTTCCAAAGTTAGTTTTTATAGTTTTTGATAAGTTATTAAATACACTATCTTTTCTATTTAAGTTATATGCATTTTCTATAGTTTTATTAAAATCATAGCTAATATCAATATCAGAAGGATTTATATCCCATTTTTTATTTTCATATGATAGTTCTATGGTTTCTAATTTCATTTTTTTTTCTAATAATTTTTCTGCTTCTTCTTTTGTTAAGTTACCTACGCATATATTTCCAATATATGTATTTTTAGCTATTTTGCTTCCTATAACCTGGCTGTAAGTTATTCCTATAAATAATACTATCGTAGCTATTATGATTCCAGATGCTATATATCCATTTTTTTTTGCTTTATGCATTGATATTTCTCCTTAAACAATATTTATTTACATTAAATATATTTATATATCTAAACAAATTATCCTTTAAATTTACATATAAAAAATTTTTTCGTTTTTTTGATAATTAAAAGCGTGCAAGTACACGCTTTTAATAACTTATTATCTCATCATCACTTACTAAATAAATATTTTTAGTGTACATATCTATAAGATATAATTCTTTCTTTTTAAAGAATCCTTTATTTACTACTGCATAGTAATATACGTTTTTATTTTTATCTATAAATTCATCAACAACGTTTTTATTTCTTGTATATCTATTAATCTCTTTTTTAGACACTATATTTATACTCTTAAATGACTCATCCTTTTCTTTCAATTTATTCTCTAGTGTGAAAATACATTCACCTTCACTTAATGCAAATCTAAATTCTCCATTAGATATAACTTTAAAGTAACCGTCACTATAAGTAGAATCATAATCTTTTGAATTAGACTTATAAGAATAAATCTTCTTAGTTTTTGAATCAACTAATACTTCATCTATTAATTTGTCATACTTATATAGTTCTACATAATAAAATTTACTTCCATTAATCATCTGTTGGTAAGAATTTATACTAAGTCCTTCTTTATCAGTTCCCATTTTTTTCGAAATTAAATTTATAATATCATCAGTTGTCATTGAATATAAAGCTAAATTTTCCTGATATTTACTTTCTAATTCTAATAATTTGTCATCATTTTCATAATAAGGCTTAAGATATTCTATGTATTTTATAGCCTCTTCATAATTTCCATTGTCATTAGCACTATTTGCTTGTAATATATAGTAGTCATACATATCACTAATACATTGTTCTTTTGCTGACTTTGCTAATTTAAAATATTTCTTATCTTCTTCTAATACCTTAGAGTAGCCTTCTATGGCTTCATAATATCTTTTTACTTGTTGATTTTCTGTAGCTTCTTCATAGATTCTCCTAGATTCATTAAACTCTTTTATCTTTTGTTTATATCTATCCAATTCATCATTTATGTTATTTAATGTAGATGCTGCAGTTAAATATGACAATGCTTTATCATATACTATATTTTCATTTAAATACATTTCTTCTACCCTTTTTGATTGTTTAACTATGCTATCTGTATTTATATTTATTTCCTCTAAAGCATTTATAGTGCTTACTAGCCCTGTATATTGTTCTTTACTAATTTCATCATTTATATATTTATCACCATAATTTATAAGTACAGAATTTATTTTCTTAGACGCTGACCTATTAAATCTGTTCATTTTTGATTCTGAAAACTCATTTTTTAAATCTTCATAGTAGTTATAAGCTATCTGATACTTCCTAGCTTCTATATTTTTAACTAGGTGATCAACTTCTTTTCCTATACTCATTTCATCACTACTTATAAAAAATACTACTATTAATGAAATAGATGCAAGTATTAAGAATAAGAATTTCATTATATTTCCCCTATTATTGTCTATAAAATCCGTAAATTTATAAAACAATTCCTTTAACTTCATTATTATTTCCTTCCTCTATCATAAATAATATTTATTTTACTTCTTTATATTTGCTTATTTATTATACCATATT encodes:
- a CDS encoding aldehyde dehydrogenase; this encodes MYLQEIDEIFNKQKEYYSTQITKDVNFRINQLDKLKSAIQEYEEKIVEAIKKDFDKCEFEVFETEVGITLSEIKHVRNKIKKWSEPQKVKTPLTNPGAKTYIYKQPYGVCLIMSPWNYPFYLCISPLIGAIIGGNCAVVKPSELSPNTSKIIKEMIEKYFNKEYIAVIEGEVEVNKYLLTKKFDYIFFTGSPAVGKVVMEAAAKELIPCTLELGGKSPCIVDESCDIDMSAKKIVWGKLLNGGQTCIAPDYVIAHHNIKEDLIEAMKKYIKLFYGEEPMKSKDYTSIINERHFNRITGLIDENKVVYGGKNNKESLKIEPTIIDKVTINDKVMNDEIFGPLIPILEFENIDEVVEIVEVNKNPLALYVFTKDKNFEETIISRISFGGGCVNDTIMHISNHNAPFGGIGNSGIGSYHGKRSYDAFTHEKTILKSSSIDIPFKYPPYSKKALQLLKKAFEIL
- a CDS encoding helix-turn-helix domain-containing protein; this encodes MNLNDITNYIQSICENISNVLNVDVTLVTKDLVRIAGTGIFNDKIGEKISEDTVYYKVLCEGKSYLINKDVNKECYICCHREQCKELADICTPVKLGKDILGILGIAAFNEEQKNNIISKNKDLTEFISRMSDLISFKLDEMYKEEVKTMDVLEKEAIEKAIKKYGSNTEGMKKVADALDIGIATLYRKVKKYNIK
- a CDS encoding VanW family protein, translated to MHKAKKNGYIASGIIIATIVLFIGITYSQVIGSKIAKNTYIGNICVGNLTKEEAEKLLEKKMKLETIELSYENKKWDINPSDIDISYDFNKTIENAYNLNRKDSVFNNLSKTIKTNFGNKNNVDIVVNYNKEKLQSKLEEIKKELDIEVKNASLNISGRNISITDESKGIELDIDASIKKITEEIEKGIFKDSLVVKTVEPTITKEQLSTVDTILGRYSTTIKASSEGRISNIKSAAQKMNNYLLMPGDEFSYVDVTGPYTTSNGYHNAPVIVEGELQNGVGGGVCQLSSTLYNSVLYSGLEITQLKNHTIPSSYVPKGRDATVTDSGVDFAFKNNLSEPIYLKSYVYGSTVVTEIYGSSKDKQNIEISTSVDGVSSSTVKKVDDPTIEKGKEKVLEKGRDAYTVSTYRIYKDSNGNVIEREKIYTSYYPKKQTVIAVGTKEEEQVTEENTEDNTTETKPIESQNPTGTEEIKPDETKPSETEKNENKPNSDNIQTNQL
- a CDS encoding UbiD family decarboxylase, whose protein sequence is MKFLFLILASISLIVVFFISSDEMSIGKEVDHLVKNIEARKYQIAYNYYEDLKNEFSESKMNRFNRSASKKINSVLINYGDKYINDEISKEQYTGLVSTINALEEININTDSIVKQSKRVEEMYLNENIVYDKALSYLTAASTLNNINDELDRYKQKIKEFNESRRIYEEATENQQVKRYYEAIEGYSKVLEEDKKYFKLAKSAKEQCISDMYDYYILQANSANDNGNYEEAIKYIEYLKPYYENDDKLLELESKYQENLALYSMTTDDIINLISKKMGTDKEGLSINSYQQMINGSKFYYVELYKYDKLIDEVLVDSKTKKIYSYKSNSKDYDSTYSDGYFKVISNGEFRFALSEGECIFTLENKLKEKDESFKSINIVSKKEINRYTRNKNVVDEFIDKNKNVYYYAVVNKGFFKKKELYLIDMYTKNIYLVSDDEIISY